The Christiangramia flava JLT2011 genome has a segment encoding these proteins:
- a CDS encoding TonB-dependent receptor domain-containing protein, whose protein sequence is MKRTLLILLFFAYSISQAQELSITGSVKDDSNQPLAGATILLKTIENDTLIKATISNIEGVFLMENLKPKSYKLEISSIGYAKFEKQIQLKGTTNLGEISMTQSEETLDEVLVEAEKPIVQVLADKTVFNVENTLNTTGTNAFELLRKAPGILIDNSGGIIVEGKAGVQIYINDKPSVLRGDDLQSFLKGLQADDIASLEIITQPSSKYDAAGNAGIINIKLKKNKSLGTNGNMNSSLTIGDYARINNGLSFNNREKGHNLYGSYSNRFGKSTNYLYLLRQQNGIEFDAKTNSVFDSNSNNFRIGYDFFASDKSTIGAIVQTNFNNFFSDNNSRTPIRQIGETSFDSILIANNRSHTISKNLSTNLNYRYSDTLGRSLNIDLDYGKYDRDGNAFQPNIYYGSDEMEILNQNITRQLTPTNIDVWTAKTDFETNFLNGKLASGFKFSSVVTDNNFQFYDIENSIESLNKDRSNRFEYRENINAGYIFFNKKWAKWSFQGGLRVEQTISEGNLSSAQNNQNQTVKRNYTNLFPSGGFTYQLNRINQFAINYSRRIERPNYQSLNPFEYKIDELSYRRGNPFLQPQYTNNLKLSHTYKYKFTTSLSYSHVSDFFAQITEAEGERRNYIMERNIANQEVWNLGISWPFKLQEWWNVYVSLNGSTNSYKSDNPDFQPISQETLSFYAQNTIALPAEISMEISGWYSSPTVWGGTYQTKALGSLNLAFQKKFLDENLSAKIAMNDILYTAPWRGNTRYGNLYIQGQGGSDSRNIVFSLSYNFGSQQIKKARDRKTGLEDESSRIQ, encoded by the coding sequence ATGAAACGAACATTACTCATCTTGCTTTTCTTTGCCTATTCAATTAGCCAGGCACAGGAACTTTCAATTACCGGATCTGTCAAAGACGATTCAAACCAGCCCCTGGCTGGGGCGACCATTCTTTTAAAAACGATAGAGAATGACACGTTGATCAAGGCAACTATAAGCAATATCGAAGGGGTATTTCTAATGGAAAACCTAAAACCCAAATCCTATAAACTAGAAATTTCCAGTATTGGATATGCAAAATTTGAAAAACAGATCCAGTTAAAAGGAACAACAAACCTAGGTGAGATCTCCATGACGCAATCTGAAGAAACACTGGACGAAGTCCTGGTAGAAGCAGAGAAACCAATAGTCCAGGTACTTGCCGACAAAACCGTATTCAACGTGGAAAACACCTTGAATACAACAGGCACCAATGCCTTTGAATTATTGCGGAAAGCTCCGGGAATTTTGATAGATAACTCCGGTGGGATTATAGTAGAAGGTAAGGCTGGCGTTCAGATTTACATAAACGATAAACCATCAGTTCTGAGGGGTGATGACCTGCAATCATTCCTGAAGGGTTTACAGGCAGATGATATTGCATCGCTGGAAATCATTACCCAGCCATCTTCGAAATATGATGCAGCAGGTAATGCCGGGATCATTAATATTAAATTGAAAAAGAACAAAAGTCTGGGAACGAATGGAAATATGAATTCCAGTCTCACCATTGGAGATTATGCCAGGATTAATAATGGCCTTAGTTTCAATAACAGAGAGAAAGGTCATAATCTTTACGGCAGTTATAGTAACCGCTTCGGAAAAAGCACCAACTATCTTTATTTACTGCGGCAACAGAATGGAATTGAGTTTGACGCAAAAACCAATTCGGTTTTCGATAGTAACTCAAATAATTTCAGAATTGGCTATGACTTTTTTGCTTCAGACAAAAGTACCATTGGCGCGATAGTACAGACGAATTTCAATAATTTTTTCAGTGACAATAATTCGCGTACGCCTATACGCCAAATTGGTGAGACTTCATTTGATTCGATCCTTATTGCTAATAACAGGTCTCATACGATTTCCAAAAATCTTAGCACGAATTTAAATTATCGATACAGTGATACGCTAGGCCGAAGCCTGAATATTGATCTTGATTACGGAAAATACGATCGCGATGGAAATGCTTTTCAACCGAATATCTACTACGGAAGTGATGAAATGGAAATATTGAACCAGAACATCACCAGGCAGCTTACCCCAACAAACATCGATGTCTGGACCGCTAAAACCGACTTTGAAACTAATTTTTTAAATGGAAAACTGGCGTCAGGTTTTAAATTTTCAAGCGTGGTAACAGACAATAATTTTCAATTTTATGATATCGAGAATTCAATTGAAAGTTTAAATAAAGATCGAAGCAATAGATTTGAATACCGTGAAAATATTAATGCCGGATATATTTTTTTCAATAAAAAGTGGGCAAAATGGAGTTTCCAGGGAGGTTTAAGAGTGGAACAAACCATTTCTGAAGGCAACCTCAGCAGCGCACAGAATAATCAGAATCAAACAGTAAAACGAAACTATACCAATCTTTTTCCCAGTGGAGGTTTTACCTATCAATTGAACCGGATCAATCAATTCGCCATTAATTATAGCCGAAGGATCGAAAGGCCGAATTATCAATCTTTAAATCCGTTTGAATATAAGATAGATGAGTTATCCTATCGTCGTGGAAATCCTTTTCTTCAGCCGCAATACACGAATAATTTAAAACTAAGTCACACCTATAAATACAAGTTCACAACTTCTCTGTCGTACAGCCACGTTTCCGACTTTTTTGCCCAGATTACCGAAGCAGAAGGTGAAAGAAGAAATTATATAATGGAGCGAAATATCGCAAATCAGGAAGTATGGAATTTAGGTATTTCCTGGCCATTCAAATTACAGGAATGGTGGAATGTTTATGTTAGCTTAAATGGAAGCACCAATTCATACAAATCAGACAACCCAGACTTTCAGCCAATTTCACAGGAAACTTTAAGTTTTTATGCCCAAAACACGATTGCCCTTCCTGCGGAAATCAGCATGGAGATTAGTGGATGGTATAGTTCCCCAACGGTTTGGGGCGGAACTTACCAAACGAAAGCGCTTGGATCATTAAACCTCGCTTTTCAGAAAAAATTCTTAGATGAGAACCTCAGCGCAAAGATCGCGATGAATGATATTTTATATACTGCCCCATGGCGCGGTAATACGAGGTACGGAAATTTATATATTCAGGGTCAGGGAGGTAGCGATTCAAGAAATATCGTTTTTAGCCTCAGCTATAATTTCGGGAGCCAGCAGATCAAAAAAGCCAGGGATCGTAAAACAGGCCTGGAAGATGAAAGCAGCCGAATTCAATAA
- a CDS encoding LytR/AlgR family response regulator transcription factor produces MKKVAIIDDESAGRKLIREYLEDFPDMIIVAEANNGVDAVREINKFKPDLVFMDIQMPGMTGFEVLTRLEELPQIIFSTAYDKYALQAFEVHAIDYLLKPYTKERFKMALSRIPNSDGNSGLAPLTNSLLMDTTDYPERILVQFQKKLVTVAVSDIVWIEAYGDYSKIHAGEEVFVSNYGISILEEKMDPKIFLRVHRSAIINLDQIKSADKYGKGYQLLMKNQEKVMVSRGYKDKLQQFIF; encoded by the coding sequence ATGAAAAAAGTAGCGATCATTGATGATGAAAGCGCTGGCAGAAAATTAATTCGAGAGTATCTCGAGGATTTTCCAGATATGATCATTGTTGCGGAAGCCAATAATGGGGTGGACGCGGTTCGGGAAATCAATAAATTTAAGCCCGATCTGGTTTTTATGGATATCCAAATGCCTGGAATGACAGGCTTTGAAGTTTTGACTAGGCTGGAAGAACTTCCACAGATCATTTTTTCTACTGCTTATGATAAGTACGCTTTACAGGCATTTGAAGTACATGCCATCGATTACCTTTTGAAACCCTATACAAAAGAACGCTTCAAGATGGCGCTCAGTCGAATTCCGAATTCTGATGGCAATTCCGGTCTGGCTCCTTTAACCAATAGTTTGCTCATGGATACCACAGATTATCCTGAAAGGATCCTGGTGCAGTTTCAAAAAAAGCTTGTTACCGTAGCTGTTAGCGATATTGTTTGGATCGAAGCATACGGGGATTATTCCAAAATACATGCAGGTGAAGAGGTGTTTGTTTCAAATTACGGGATTTCAATTCTGGAAGAAAAAATGGACCCCAAGATCTTTTTGCGCGTGCATAGATCAGCAATTATAAATTTGGATCAGATCAAGTCTGCTGATAAATATGGAAAAGGTTACCAGCTTTTAATGAAAAATCAGGAAAAAGTAATGGTGAGCAGGGGATACAAGGATAAATTACAGCAATTTATTTTTTAG
- a CDS encoding sensor histidine kinase, with protein sequence MQYFLFFLATLPLWFLIFRILANKPLLLRLAALFILIVPLLYLIRFIHYSINDYRGWGHLQGTGMVWDIYIPGLFMMIQFGFLFAYEHYRENQKKLLVEGELRQAALKSELSAIKAQLNPHFLYNVFNTINASVPAENEKTRQLIAELSDLFRYQLQATKEDLVPLRDEISFVKKYLDLEKARFEERLRVEIDVEDGLMQEKVPPMILQPLVENSVKHGLSSLIDGGKITIRIFRKEGKLKFVISDTGVGIQNKEAIFHSGIGLQNTRKRLQKMYNSTVEVSDNEPSGLTISFSI encoded by the coding sequence ATGCAGTATTTTTTATTCTTCCTGGCAACGCTACCTCTATGGTTCCTGATTTTTCGAATTTTAGCAAATAAGCCATTGCTCCTTCGTCTGGCAGCGCTATTTATTCTTATTGTACCACTATTGTATCTTATAAGGTTTATCCATTATTCCATTAATGACTATAGGGGGTGGGGACATCTTCAGGGTACGGGAATGGTTTGGGATATTTATATACCCGGCTTGTTTATGATGATCCAGTTCGGTTTTCTTTTCGCTTATGAGCATTACCGGGAAAATCAGAAGAAATTACTGGTTGAGGGAGAGCTTAGGCAGGCGGCTTTAAAAAGCGAGCTAAGTGCGATCAAAGCACAATTGAATCCGCACTTTTTGTATAATGTATTCAATACCATCAACGCCTCTGTTCCTGCTGAAAATGAAAAAACAAGGCAACTTATAGCCGAGCTGTCTGATCTTTTTCGTTATCAGCTTCAGGCAACTAAAGAAGATCTCGTTCCGCTTCGGGATGAAATCTCTTTCGTAAAAAAATATCTGGATCTTGAAAAAGCCCGTTTTGAAGAGAGGTTGAGGGTTGAGATCGATGTGGAAGATGGATTGATGCAGGAAAAAGTGCCGCCTATGATCTTGCAGCCATTAGTTGAAAATAGTGTAAAACATGGATTGAGTTCTTTAATTGATGGTGGAAAAATTACTATTCGGATTTTCAGAAAAGAAGGCAAATTGAAATTTGTTATTTCCGATACCGGCGTGGGAATTCAGAATAAAGAAGCAATTTTTCACTCTGGAATTGGTTTGCAGAATACCCGAAAAAGGCTTCAAAAAATGTATAATTCAACCGTTGAAGTTTCAGATAATGAACCCAGCGGACTCACTATAAGTTTTTCGATATAA
- the pdhA gene encoding pyruvate dehydrogenase (acetyl-transferring) E1 component subunit alpha, which yields MKKVTKATYLKWYEDMLFWRKFEDKLAQVYIQQKVRGFLHLYNGQEAILAGALHAMDTDKDRMITAYRNHVQPIGLGVDPKKVMAELYGKKTGTSMGLGGSMHIFSKEHRFYGGHGIVGGQIPLGAGLAFADKYFKRDAVTLTFMGDGAVRQGSLHETLNMAVNWNLPVVFCVENNGYAMGTSVARTSKDTEIWKLGRGYEMPCGAVDAMNPIKVAEALDEAITRARKGEGPTFLELKTYRYRGHSMSDAQKYRTKEEVAEYQKLDPITQVLDVIKEKKYASEKEIKAIEKRVKDKVSECEKFADESDFPDANVMYDVVYQQEDYPFLAHKLD from the coding sequence ATGAAGAAAGTTACAAAAGCCACGTATCTGAAGTGGTATGAGGATATGCTGTTCTGGCGCAAATTCGAAGACAAGCTTGCGCAGGTTTACATTCAGCAGAAAGTAAGAGGTTTTTTGCATTTATATAATGGTCAGGAAGCCATTTTGGCTGGAGCATTGCATGCGATGGATACAGATAAGGATCGTATGATCACTGCTTATCGTAACCACGTTCAGCCAATTGGTCTTGGAGTTGATCCCAAGAAAGTGATGGCCGAGCTTTACGGTAAAAAGACCGGGACTTCGATGGGGCTTGGAGGATCCATGCACATTTTCTCAAAAGAACATCGTTTTTATGGTGGTCACGGGATCGTTGGAGGTCAGATTCCTTTAGGAGCTGGATTGGCTTTTGCTGATAAATATTTCAAAAGAGATGCCGTTACCCTTACATTTATGGGGGATGGTGCCGTGAGGCAGGGGTCACTTCATGAAACTTTGAACATGGCCGTAAACTGGAATCTTCCGGTGGTTTTCTGTGTGGAGAACAACGGGTACGCGATGGGAACTTCTGTGGCCCGTACTTCTAAAGATACCGAGATTTGGAAACTGGGGCGTGGCTATGAAATGCCTTGTGGGGCGGTAGATGCGATGAACCCGATTAAAGTGGCGGAAGCTCTTGATGAAGCGATTACTCGAGCTCGTAAAGGTGAAGGACCTACTTTCCTTGAGTTAAAAACATACCGATACAGAGGTCATTCTATGAGTGATGCTCAAAAGTACCGAACCAAAGAGGAAGTCGCAGAATATCAGAAGCTGGATCCTATCACCCAGGTTTTAGACGTGATCAAGGAAAAGAAATACGCTTCAGAAAAAGAAATTAAAGCAATAGAGAAACGCGTTAAAGACAAGGTTTCTGAATGTGAGAAATTTGCCGATGAGTCAGATTTCCCTGATGCAAACGTAATGTATGACGTAGTTTACCAACAGGAGGATTATCCATTCCTGGCGCATAAATTAGACTAA
- the porV gene encoding type IX secretion system outer membrane channel protein PorV, which produces MKKITYLLIGAFLISGFSMKAQEEDRNRVITTAVPFLLVAADARAAGMGDQGVATSPDVFSQQWNPAKYAFASRENGISVSYTPYLSEIVNDIFLGSLNYYHKLDDRSALAGSLRYFSLGSIETRQYFEQNPILVNPNELTFDLSYSLKLSEQVSMAVAGRYLRSDLGLQDEEDLGAASTFGVDVAAYYESDQITMSSFDGQWRLGANISNIGPKMKYDDAGQENFIPTNLKIGGGFDFIFDSENKLGTYLEVNKLLVPTPQDFDGDGDIDGEDDVEYNSIGSIEGIFKSFGDAPDGFSEELKEFTLALGAEYWYREKFALRAGYFNESDQKGFRKFFSLGAGFAYQSVVIDASYLFNTSSVPSPLEGTLRFGLSFNFGDNYAN; this is translated from the coding sequence ATGAAGAAAATTACATATCTATTAATCGGAGCTTTTCTGATCTCCGGTTTTTCTATGAAGGCTCAGGAAGAAGATAGAAACAGGGTGATTACTACTGCTGTTCCATTTTTGTTAGTAGCGGCAGATGCTCGTGCTGCGGGTATGGGAGACCAGGGTGTGGCTACTTCCCCAGACGTTTTTTCCCAGCAATGGAACCCTGCAAAATATGCTTTTGCCAGTCGCGAAAATGGTATTTCTGTTTCTTACACTCCTTATTTAAGTGAAATCGTTAATGATATTTTCCTCGGAAGTTTAAACTACTATCATAAACTAGACGACCGCAGTGCGCTGGCAGGGAGCCTTCGCTATTTTAGTCTGGGGTCTATTGAAACAAGACAATACTTCGAGCAAAACCCAATTCTGGTAAACCCGAATGAACTCACGTTCGACCTTTCTTATTCCTTGAAATTGAGCGAACAGGTATCGATGGCGGTGGCTGGTAGGTATTTGCGTTCCGATCTTGGGCTACAGGATGAGGAAGACCTTGGTGCTGCTTCAACCTTTGGAGTCGATGTTGCGGCCTACTATGAAAGTGACCAGATCACTATGAGTAGTTTTGACGGCCAGTGGAGATTGGGTGCGAATATTTCGAATATTGGCCCGAAGATGAAATATGACGATGCCGGGCAGGAAAATTTCATTCCTACCAACCTGAAAATTGGAGGGGGCTTCGATTTTATATTTGATTCTGAAAATAAACTGGGAACTTACCTGGAAGTCAATAAACTGCTGGTTCCAACCCCGCAGGATTTTGATGGCGATGGAGATATTGATGGAGAAGATGACGTAGAGTACAATAGTATTGGTTCCATTGAAGGAATTTTTAAGTCTTTTGGAGATGCTCCTGATGGATTTTCAGAAGAGCTAAAAGAATTTACTTTGGCTCTGGGAGCAGAATACTGGTATCGTGAAAAATTCGCGCTTCGCGCAGGATATTTCAACGAAAGCGATCAAAAAGGTTTCCGTAAATTCTTTTCCCTGGGAGCAGGGTTTGCCTACCAATCGGTTGTCATTGATGCTTCTTACCTTTTTAATACTTCCAGTGTGCCAAGCCCGTTAGAAGGAACCTTACGCTTTGGATTGAGCTTCAATTTCGGAGATAACTACGCGAATTAA
- the gldJ gene encoding gliding motility lipoprotein GldJ, whose product MRSNIALKALIAVVCGAGIVSCNNSNNYKNTSRATGWDINSKDGGFQFNSDYKEQEAAPGLVFVEGGTYTMGRVADDPLHDWNNSPTQQHVQSFYMDETEVTNKMYLEYLDWLKRVFPPTNENYRNIYNGALPDTLVWRNRLGYNETMVTNYLRHPAYADYPVVGVSWIQATEFSKWRTDRVNEKQLEDEGFIAENAKYSTEAASTFNTATYINAPTKVYGGNTEMIDGKEVQDRLEDTDENGNPIKKVYPGRESGMIYPEYRLPTESEWEYAALGLVGIRNYNVYRGRKKYPWDGMYTRNGDVKNMGDQLANFKQGDGDYGGIAGWSDDGADITAEVKSYEPNDFGLYDMAGNVAEWVADVYRPIVDDEFNDFNYYRGNVYTKNAINPDGTVKVLGVDDVEYDTLSNGKLVAKNLPGEIAQEAINADDTYMRTNFTDSDQRDYRDGDKSSSRYYQPFQDVDDPSKRMYNSPTYDNFTISDSTDTVENKGYDKEERTTLISNEVRVYKGGSWRDRAYWLDPAQRRFFPQDMATDYIGFRNAMSRVGSKSLNKNKTARNTK is encoded by the coding sequence ATGAGATCGAATATAGCTTTAAAAGCCCTTATTGCTGTTGTTTGTGGCGCTGGTATCGTAAGCTGTAATAATTCTAACAATTATAAAAACACCTCTCGTGCAACGGGTTGGGACATCAATTCCAAAGACGGAGGTTTTCAGTTTAATTCAGATTACAAAGAGCAGGAAGCCGCACCGGGATTGGTATTTGTGGAAGGAGGAACCTACACGATGGGAAGAGTGGCAGACGACCCTCTTCACGATTGGAACAACTCGCCAACTCAGCAACATGTTCAGTCTTTTTATATGGACGAGACCGAGGTGACCAACAAAATGTACCTCGAATATCTCGACTGGCTGAAGAGAGTTTTCCCGCCTACAAACGAAAATTATCGAAACATTTATAATGGTGCTCTTCCAGATACACTTGTTTGGAGAAACCGCCTTGGTTATAACGAAACCATGGTGACCAATTACCTGAGACATCCTGCGTACGCAGATTATCCGGTAGTAGGCGTTAGCTGGATTCAGGCTACTGAATTTAGTAAATGGAGGACAGATCGTGTTAATGAAAAACAGTTGGAGGACGAAGGTTTTATTGCAGAAAATGCGAAATACAGCACGGAAGCCGCTTCAACCTTCAACACCGCAACCTATATCAATGCACCTACTAAAGTCTACGGTGGTAATACTGAAATGATCGACGGAAAAGAAGTTCAGGATCGTCTGGAAGATACCGACGAAAATGGAAATCCAATCAAAAAGGTCTACCCAGGAAGAGAAAGCGGGATGATCTATCCTGAATATCGCCTTCCAACCGAGTCAGAATGGGAATATGCTGCTTTAGGTCTGGTAGGAATTAGAAATTACAATGTCTACCGCGGAAGAAAAAAGTATCCATGGGATGGGATGTATACGCGTAATGGCGACGTTAAAAACATGGGCGACCAGTTAGCCAACTTCAAACAAGGAGATGGAGATTATGGTGGGATCGCTGGATGGAGTGACGACGGAGCCGACATTACTGCGGAAGTAAAATCTTACGAGCCTAACGATTTTGGTCTTTATGATATGGCCGGAAACGTTGCAGAGTGGGTAGCCGACGTGTACAGACCGATTGTAGATGATGAATTCAACGATTTTAACTACTATCGTGGGAACGTTTACACCAAAAATGCCATTAACCCTGACGGAACTGTAAAAGTTCTGGGCGTGGATGACGTGGAATATGACACCCTAAGCAACGGGAAGCTGGTAGCTAAAAACCTTCCGGGCGAGATAGCCCAGGAAGCTATTAATGCCGACGATACGTATATGAGAACGAATTTCACTGATAGCGATCAGAGAGACTACCGCGATGGAGACAAGTCTTCTTCCAGGTATTATCAGCCTTTCCAGGATGTAGATGATCCTTCAAAAAGAATGTACAACTCTCCTACTTACGACAACTTTACAATTAGTGATTCTACTGATACCGTGGAGAACAAAGGTTACGACAAAGAAGAGCGTACCACTTTGATCAGTAACGAAGTTCGCGTGTATAAAGGAGGAAGCTGGAGAGATCGAGCTTACTGGCTGGATCCAGCACAAAGGAGATTTTTCCCTCAGGACATGGCAACCGATTATATCGGATTCAGAAATGCAATGTCCCGTGTAGGTTCAAAATCCCTCAACAAGAACAAAACAGCGCGCAATACCAAATAA
- the cdd gene encoding cytidine deaminase has translation MKPLTITSRLEVYDSLDELPEHIQSLMKQAIETRNTAYAPYSSFQVGAAMKLDNGQVVVGSNQENASYPSGLCAERTAVYAAGAQFPGAQIEHLAISAKSLKHQVVSPVPPCGACRQALVEYEVKQEKPIEIYFMGETGKVVKAESVKDLLPLVFDNSCL, from the coding sequence ATGAAACCACTTACGATAACTTCCCGCCTGGAAGTTTACGATTCTCTGGACGAATTACCGGAACATATTCAGTCGCTTATGAAACAGGCGATCGAAACCCGAAATACGGCCTATGCGCCTTATTCCAGTTTCCAGGTTGGCGCTGCGATGAAATTAGATAATGGCCAGGTGGTGGTTGGAAGTAACCAGGAAAATGCCTCGTATCCGTCGGGTCTTTGTGCCGAGCGTACGGCTGTGTATGCCGCGGGGGCCCAATTTCCCGGAGCGCAAATAGAGCACCTGGCTATTTCGGCCAAATCACTGAAACACCAGGTCGTGTCTCCTGTTCCACCATGTGGCGCCTGCAGGCAGGCTTTGGTCGAGTATGAAGTGAAGCAGGAAAAGCCTATTGAGATCTATTTTATGGGGGAAACAGGAAAGGTGGTCAAGGCGGAATCGGTAAAAGATTTACTGCCGTTGGTTTTTGATAATTCCTGTCTATAA
- a CDS encoding UDP-N-acetylmuramoyl-tripeptide--D-alanyl-D-alanine ligase — protein MNTAQLHQRYLLCSGVDTDTRKIRKDSIFFALKGDNFNGNLFAEEALNKGARYVVVDKKECARDKEHYILVKNCLESLQKLAIFHRNYLGIPILAITGSNGKTTTKELINAVLSRKFKTVATKGNLNNHIGVPLTLLSMDEETEFGIVEMGANHPLEIEFLCSIANPDYGYITNFGKAHLEGFGSLEGVIQAKTELYRDIQKRHKLLFLNLDDEVQKKHANYNHVFTFGEDQNAHITVQYPEGDATAKVFYNQTEFTSRLTGNYNAKNMAAAICIGLYFKVLFNSVKEAIASYEPGNNRSQTIQSDSNTIIMDAYNANPTSMQAALDNFSKLKTSKEKIVILGDMFELGPSAATEHQVIVNFVENAGFSEAYLLGENFRNTTTSNNTTFKFRDMEALKKHTSEINYKNCYFLIKGSRGMALERVLDSIEKKNYPSE, from the coding sequence ATGAACACAGCCCAGTTACATCAACGCTACCTGCTTTGCTCGGGCGTTGACACCGATACCCGAAAGATCAGAAAAGACAGTATTTTCTTTGCCTTGAAAGGCGATAATTTTAATGGAAACCTATTCGCGGAAGAAGCCTTAAATAAAGGCGCTCGATACGTCGTGGTAGACAAAAAAGAATGTGCCAGGGATAAGGAACATTATATTTTGGTGAAGAACTGCCTGGAGAGTCTACAGAAACTGGCCATTTTTCACCGAAATTATCTAGGAATCCCAATTCTGGCCATTACAGGCAGTAACGGAAAAACCACCACCAAGGAGCTGATCAACGCCGTTCTTTCCAGGAAATTCAAAACCGTAGCCACCAAAGGCAACCTCAACAACCATATAGGAGTTCCATTGACTCTTTTATCTATGGACGAGGAAACGGAATTCGGGATTGTCGAAATGGGCGCTAATCATCCGCTGGAAATAGAATTTCTGTGCAGTATTGCAAATCCGGATTACGGTTATATCACCAACTTCGGAAAGGCCCATCTTGAAGGCTTCGGGAGCCTGGAAGGTGTCATTCAGGCGAAGACCGAATTATACCGCGATATTCAAAAAAGGCACAAATTACTATTCCTGAATCTGGATGATGAAGTTCAGAAAAAACACGCCAATTACAATCATGTTTTTACATTTGGCGAGGACCAAAATGCCCATATTACCGTTCAATATCCTGAAGGCGATGCTACGGCAAAGGTTTTTTATAATCAAACCGAATTTACCAGCCGTTTAACCGGAAACTACAACGCCAAAAATATGGCGGCGGCGATCTGCATTGGTTTATATTTCAAAGTGCTGTTCAACTCGGTAAAAGAGGCCATTGCTTCCTATGAACCCGGAAATAATCGCTCACAAACCATTCAAAGTGACAGCAACACGATCATTATGGATGCTTACAACGCGAATCCTACGAGCATGCAGGCCGCATTAGACAATTTCAGCAAACTAAAAACCTCCAAAGAGAAAATCGTGATTTTAGGTGATATGTTCGAACTGGGACCCTCTGCCGCCACCGAGCACCAGGTGATCGTGAATTTTGTGGAAAATGCAGGTTTTTCCGAAGCCTATCTGCTAGGAGAAAATTTCAGGAATACTACGACCAGCAACAATACCACTTTTAAATTCCGGGACATGGAAGCCCTGAAAAAACACACTTCGGAGATCAATTACAAAAATTGCTATTTCCTGATAAAAGGCTCCAGGGGTATGGCTTTAGAAAGAGTGCTTGATTCCATTGAGAAGAAAAATTATCCGTCAGAATAA